In Sporosarcina psychrophila, a genomic segment contains:
- a CDS encoding PLP-dependent aminotransferase family protein: MEMLLIKLEKSTDTPLYEQMYNQIRRDITDGKLPVGMKLPSKRKLGDFLDVSQTTVELAYAQLAAEGFISSKPRKGFYVQAIEELAYAQPMQLSVKRPVEKIEDITFDFSPGKIDTESFPFTQWRKYAKDVMDESSKDLLLLGHPHGDWELRQEIARYLYHSRGVDCTPEQVIIGSGTEQLMPLVIRILGTAATYAIEDPGYPLTHHVFFHNNREAIPIAVDEEGMDVRSLQHSGATVAYVTPSHQFPTGIVLSAARRTALLNWASSGDEHFIIEDDYDSEFRYTGRPIPSLQGMDKGGNVIYLSTFSKSLMPSLRIAYMVLPLMLLSRYEKAFIHYSATVPRLDQHILARFMADGHFSRHLNRMRKIYKRKLQVLTEALSSYAPHVSFSGDEAGMHIILTVHTETNERSLAIAAKKASIRVYGLNGYRTAPKEGEPSFLLGFGGLSTEAIKQAIEDLMYAWSIEKGEESI; encoded by the coding sequence GTGGAGATGCTATTAATCAAATTAGAAAAAAGTACAGATACGCCGCTATATGAACAAATGTACAACCAAATACGACGGGATATTACAGATGGAAAATTGCCAGTTGGCATGAAACTTCCATCTAAACGAAAACTTGGTGACTTTCTTGATGTGAGTCAGACGACGGTTGAACTTGCCTATGCACAGCTTGCAGCAGAGGGGTTTATTTCATCGAAACCTCGAAAAGGTTTTTATGTGCAGGCAATTGAAGAACTAGCTTACGCCCAACCGATGCAGCTGTCCGTAAAAAGGCCGGTTGAAAAAATTGAAGATATAACCTTCGACTTTTCACCCGGTAAAATCGATACAGAATCATTTCCTTTTACACAATGGCGAAAGTACGCAAAAGATGTGATGGACGAGTCTTCCAAGGATCTCCTGCTTCTCGGGCATCCTCACGGTGATTGGGAACTTCGTCAAGAAATTGCACGCTATTTATATCACTCCCGCGGCGTTGACTGTACGCCGGAGCAAGTCATCATTGGTTCAGGTACAGAACAACTTATGCCGCTTGTCATCCGCATTCTAGGAACGGCAGCGACATATGCAATCGAAGATCCCGGCTACCCGCTTACTCATCACGTTTTTTTCCACAACAACCGGGAAGCAATTCCGATTGCAGTCGATGAAGAAGGGATGGATGTAAGGTCTCTACAACACTCAGGTGCGACTGTTGCCTATGTGACTCCCTCTCATCAATTCCCTACCGGCATCGTCCTCTCAGCAGCGCGTAGGACTGCTTTATTGAACTGGGCATCATCAGGTGACGAACATTTTATCATCGAAGACGATTATGACAGCGAATTCCGATATACTGGAAGGCCAATCCCTTCCTTGCAAGGTATGGATAAAGGCGGCAACGTCATTTATTTAAGTACATTTTCAAAATCTCTGATGCCATCGCTACGGATTGCTTATATGGTGCTTCCCCTTATGTTACTAAGTCGTTATGAAAAAGCATTCATTCATTATTCAGCAACAGTACCAAGGCTCGACCAGCACATCCTGGCCCGCTTCATGGCTGACGGTCACTTTTCACGCCATTTAAATAGGATGCGGAAAATATATAAACGTAAACTTCAAGTTCTCACAGAGGCCCTGTCATCCTACGCTCCGCATGTTTCATTTTCAGGCGATGAAGCAGGCATGCACATTATTCTTACCGTCCACACTGAAACAAATGAAAGATCCCTAGCAATAGCAGCAAAGAAGGCAAGCATCCGCGTATACGGCTTAAACGGTTACAGAACAGCTCCCAAAGAAGGTGAACCATCCTTCCTTCTCGGCTTCGGCGGCCTTTCTACAGAGGCCATTAAACAAGCCATCGAGGATCTCATGTATGCATGGTCCATTGAAAAAGGCGAAGAATCCATTTAA